The Virgibacillus dokdonensis genome includes a window with the following:
- a CDS encoding GrpB family protein, giving the protein MREVVVIPYQSQWQQLFGQEATYIKELFQTELVTIHHIGSTAVPDLAAKPIIDIMPVVKSIEEVGEYIEGMENLGYHALGEYGIEGRRFFIKGEYKRTHHVHMFQQGDQHIKRHIAFRDYLIHHPSTAIEYGNLKLTLAKNYPNQMEKYMSGKNDFVKDVEQRALSWYKQ; this is encoded by the coding sequence ATGCGTGAAGTAGTAGTTATTCCATACCAAAGTCAGTGGCAGCAACTTTTTGGACAAGAAGCAACATATATAAAAGAGTTATTTCAAACGGAATTAGTTACGATACATCATATTGGTAGTACGGCTGTGCCGGATTTAGCTGCTAAACCAATTATAGATATAATGCCAGTAGTAAAGTCCATTGAGGAAGTAGGTGAGTATATAGAAGGAATGGAAAATCTAGGGTATCATGCATTAGGTGAATATGGTATCGAAGGAAGAAGATTCTTTATTAAAGGTGAGTACAAGCGGACGCATCATGTACATATGTTTCAACAAGGAGACCAGCATATCAAACGGCATATCGCATTTAGGGATTATTTAATCCATCACCCCTCGACAGCTATAGAATATGGAAACCTAAAACTGACTTTGGCAAAAAACTACCCAAATCAAATGGAAAAATATATGAGCGGAAAAAATGATTTTGTAAAAGATGTAGAGCAGCGGGCATTAAGTTGGTATAAACAGTAA
- a CDS encoding peptidoglycan D,D-transpeptidase FtsI family protein, producing MSKGIKKKERKDKLPFRLNLLFFIMFIMFAALILQLGIVQILKGQEFQKEIDRTVNDTTKVPVPRGQIYDRNHQLVVGNEPRYAITYTPAKRTQAKERLEVAEKLAKLISVEVKDVADINERLKREYYYLNHKEDVIERLTDEERKKLDDTEEYDLALERIKKHEMNDLSEQDRLIIAIKKELDKAYALTPQIVKNEGVTAEEYAKVSENLSDLPGVNAIADWERKYPYEETFKSLVGKITSQERGLQKEKLEYYLTRGYSRNDRVGISGIEEYYEHVLRGRKEQVQYTTTKDGTTIDSKVAVKGIAGKDLILTIDMDLQKKVDEILQTELQKTIQKHPYQHQYMSDAMAVVMNPKTGELLAVSGVLYDKEKNEYNNAPYKAIHDAHLPGSSIKGATVLAGYESGVISPGQVFHDRKIKIASGAPKGSYSDLGSVNDFDALRRSSNVYMFYIALKMGGEHRYPFPNGESAAFDVAAWDEMRSYFQQFGLGSRTGIDYPEDPKGVIGDKQFQPGLLMDFAIGQYDNYTALQLAQYVSTIANDGNRVRPRLVREIRNPSPTEDQLGSVYESKGTEVLNRIDMSKSNIERIQEGFRQVFNESQGTSVRFFGTSKYRGYKVAGKTGTAQNAYYADGEKKADTENLTLVGYAPYDDPEMAFAIIVPHTGIVSGKHQINQTIGQRIIDAYFTDKED from the coding sequence ATGAGTAAGGGAATAAAGAAAAAAGAACGGAAGGATAAGCTGCCATTTCGATTGAATTTGTTATTTTTTATTATGTTTATTATGTTTGCAGCTTTAATTCTTCAGCTTGGTATTGTGCAAATTCTGAAGGGCCAAGAATTTCAGAAAGAGATCGATCGCACGGTAAACGATACAACGAAAGTGCCAGTGCCGCGTGGACAAATATATGATAGAAATCATCAACTAGTTGTTGGAAACGAACCGCGATATGCCATTACTTATACTCCAGCTAAAAGAACACAGGCGAAAGAGAGATTAGAGGTAGCTGAAAAGTTAGCTAAGCTCATTTCAGTTGAAGTAAAAGATGTTGCAGACATTAATGAAAGACTGAAAAGAGAGTATTATTACTTGAATCATAAAGAGGATGTAATAGAAAGACTTACGGATGAAGAAAGAAAGAAATTAGATGATACAGAAGAATATGATCTTGCCCTAGAACGAATAAAGAAGCACGAGATGAATGACTTGTCAGAGCAAGATAGGTTAATTATTGCCATTAAAAAGGAATTAGATAAAGCATACGCATTAACGCCACAAATTGTTAAGAATGAAGGTGTAACTGCCGAAGAGTACGCCAAAGTGTCTGAAAATTTAAGTGATTTACCTGGCGTCAATGCGATTGCAGATTGGGAACGTAAATACCCATATGAAGAAACTTTTAAAAGCCTAGTTGGTAAGATTACATCTCAAGAACGGGGACTGCAAAAAGAAAAACTGGAATACTATTTAACAAGAGGATATAGTCGGAATGATCGCGTTGGAATTAGTGGGATTGAAGAATATTATGAACACGTTTTACGAGGTAGAAAGGAGCAAGTACAATACACTACGACGAAAGATGGAACCACAATAGATTCAAAAGTAGCTGTAAAAGGAATAGCTGGGAAAGATCTTATATTAACCATTGATATGGATTTACAAAAAAAAGTAGATGAAATATTACAAACAGAGTTACAGAAAACCATTCAAAAGCATCCTTATCAGCATCAGTACATGTCAGATGCGATGGCGGTAGTTATGAATCCAAAAACAGGAGAGTTACTCGCTGTCAGCGGTGTATTGTATGATAAGGAAAAAAATGAATATAATAACGCTCCATATAAAGCAATTCATGATGCGCATTTGCCAGGATCTTCTATAAAAGGGGCGACCGTTTTAGCAGGTTATGAGTCAGGCGTTATTTCTCCAGGGCAAGTATTTCATGACAGGAAAATAAAGATTGCCTCTGGTGCTCCGAAAGGATCTTATAGTGATTTAGGTTCAGTAAATGATTTTGATGCACTACGTCGCTCATCAAACGTATATATGTTTTATATTGCATTAAAAATGGGAGGGGAACATCGTTATCCATTTCCCAATGGAGAAAGTGCTGCATTTGATGTAGCAGCATGGGATGAAATGCGTAGCTATTTTCAACAATTTGGTTTAGGTAGCCGAACCGGTATCGATTATCCTGAGGATCCAAAAGGAGTAATTGGCGATAAACAATTTCAACCAGGTTTATTGATGGACTTTGCCATTGGGCAGTATGACAACTACACCGCATTACAGCTAGCGCAATATGTATCCACAATAGCAAATGATGGCAATCGTGTTCGCCCTCGTTTAGTAAGGGAAATTCGTAATCCGTCGCCAACAGAAGATCAATTAGGTTCTGTTTATGAAAGCAAGGGGACAGAAGTATTAAATCGTATTGATATGAGCAAATCAAATATTGAACGTATTCAAGAAGGATTTAGGCAAGTGTTCAATGAATCACAAGGAACTTCCGTTCGTTTTTTCGGAACATCCAAGTATCGAGGTTATAAAGTCGCTGGAAAAACAGGAACGGCTCAAAACGCTTATTATGCCGATGGAGAAAAGAAGGCTGATACAGAAAATCTCACGCTTGTTGGCTATGCACCTTATGATGACCCTGAAATGGCTTTTGCTATTATTGTACCTCACACAGGGATTGTTAGTGGAAAACATCAAATTAACCAAACAATCGGGCAACGGATTATAGATGCTTATTTTACTGATAAAGAAGACTAG
- a CDS encoding cytochrome ubiquinol oxidase subunit I gives MDVIMLSRIQFASTTIFHFIFVPLSIGLVFLVALMETLYVVKGQEKYKKMAKFWGHLFLINFAVGVVTGILQEFQFGMNWSNYSRFVGDVFGAPLAVEALLAFFMESTFLGLWIFGWKRLSKKVHLLCIWLVSIGTIISAFWILVANSFMQYPVGYEINNGRAEMNDFLALITSGQVWVEFPHTVFGSLATGAFLITGVSAWKLLKKQDTYFFKKSFHIALVVAIISGLGIAFTGHAQSQFLVETQPMKMAAAEGLWEDSADPAPWTVFANIDTENQENSFEVNIPYILSYLSYSEFSGSVEGMKSIQAKYEELYGEGDYIPPVKTTFWSFRIMTFTGGLMIVLGLYGAYLIKRKKLEQSRKYLKTMLWAIALPFIGGTAGWIMTEIGRQPWVVFGEMQTQDAVSPNVTAGQVLFSLISFSAIYLILALVMAYLFVRVIKKGPVEEEKDVKLTTDPFGEEGYGSYAK, from the coding sequence ATGGACGTTATTATGTTATCGCGAATTCAATTCGCATCTACAACTATTTTCCACTTTATTTTCGTGCCTTTATCCATTGGTTTAGTATTTTTAGTTGCACTTATGGAAACATTGTACGTTGTAAAAGGGCAAGAAAAGTACAAAAAAATGGCAAAGTTTTGGGGACACTTATTTCTTATTAACTTTGCTGTCGGAGTCGTTACCGGTATTTTACAGGAGTTCCAATTCGGGATGAACTGGTCTAACTATTCTCGCTTTGTCGGTGACGTATTCGGTGCACCACTCGCAGTTGAAGCACTATTAGCTTTCTTTATGGAATCTACTTTTTTAGGTTTATGGATTTTCGGTTGGAAAAGACTTTCTAAAAAAGTACATCTCCTATGTATTTGGCTCGTGTCCATTGGAACAATTATTTCTGCGTTTTGGATATTAGTCGCTAACTCATTTATGCAATATCCAGTCGGTTATGAAATTAACAATGGTCGCGCCGAAATGAATGACTTCCTAGCATTAATTACGAGCGGTCAAGTATGGGTGGAGTTCCCACATACTGTGTTTGGATCATTAGCCACAGGAGCATTTCTAATTACTGGTGTAAGTGCTTGGAAATTGCTTAAAAAACAAGATACGTATTTCTTTAAAAAATCATTTCATATCGCTTTAGTCGTTGCAATTATTTCTGGTTTAGGTATTGCCTTTACTGGTCATGCTCAATCACAATTCTTAGTAGAAACACAACCAATGAAAATGGCAGCAGCAGAAGGTTTATGGGAAGACAGTGCTGATCCAGCTCCATGGACAGTCTTTGCTAACATTGATACAGAAAATCAAGAAAACTCATTTGAAGTCAATATCCCATATATATTAAGTTATCTTTCCTACAGCGAATTTAGCGGAAGCGTGGAAGGAATGAAATCCATCCAAGCCAAATATGAAGAGTTGTATGGAGAAGGAGACTATATCCCTCCAGTTAAAACAACATTCTGGAGCTTCCGTATTATGACGTTCACAGGCGGATTAATGATCGTATTAGGACTTTATGGTGCTTACTTAATAAAACGTAAAAAGCTAGAACAAAGCAGGAAATATTTAAAAACGATGCTTTGGGCAATTGCTTTACCGTTCATTGGAGGTACAGCCGGCTGGATTATGACAGAAATTGGCAGACAGCCTTGGGTCGTATTTGGAGAAATGCAAACACAAGACGCAGTTTCACCGAACGTAACCGCTGGGCAAGTCCTATTCTCACTCATCTCATTTAGTGCAATCTATTTGATCCTTGCACTTGTGATGGCTTACTTGTTCGTTCGAGTAATCAAAAAAGGCCCTGTTGAAGAAGAAAAAGATGTCAAACTAACAACAGATCCTTTTGGAGAGGAAGGGTATGGTTCCTATGCTAAGTGA
- the cydB gene encoding cytochrome d ubiquinol oxidase subunit II: MVPMLSEVWFILIAVLFVGFLFLEGFDFGVGMAMRFVAKTPVERRVLINTIGPVWDGNEVWLITAGGAMFAAFPNWYATLFSGLYMPLVIMLLLLIGRGVAFEFRSKLDNPKWRDTWDWTIFISSLLNPLLWGVVFAALMAGLPIDSEMNIYASVFDYITPYTLIGGIAITLLCFLHGLFFITLKTTGDLQSRARETAKKIVYVVGIALVTFVVASYFYTDIFEVRGAILIPIFALIVLAVVLAGNFAKKSRDGWAFTMTGLTIALTVTSVFVGLFPRVMVSSLNHAFDLTIHNAASGDYSLKVMTIVAVTLLPFVLGYQIWSYYVFRKRIKEEEHLEY; the protein is encoded by the coding sequence ATGGTTCCTATGCTAAGTGAGGTATGGTTTATTTTAATTGCTGTATTGTTTGTCGGATTCTTGTTTTTGGAAGGCTTTGACTTTGGTGTTGGCATGGCGATGCGTTTTGTTGCTAAAACGCCAGTTGAACGTCGGGTATTAATTAATACAATTGGCCCTGTTTGGGACGGAAATGAAGTTTGGCTAATTACAGCAGGTGGGGCGATGTTTGCTGCGTTCCCAAATTGGTATGCCACTTTGTTCAGTGGCTTATACATGCCACTAGTAATCATGCTTCTTTTGCTCATAGGGCGCGGAGTAGCATTTGAGTTTAGAAGTAAACTAGATAATCCTAAATGGCGGGACACTTGGGATTGGACAATCTTTATTAGTAGCCTATTGAACCCATTATTATGGGGAGTTGTGTTCGCCGCATTGATGGCAGGCTTACCAATTGATAGTGAGATGAATATTTACGCTTCTGTCTTTGATTACATCACACCGTATACGTTAATTGGTGGAATTGCAATTACATTGCTCTGCTTTTTACACGGGCTATTCTTTATCACGTTGAAAACTACAGGTGACCTACAAAGTAGAGCTCGTGAAACTGCCAAAAAAATTGTTTACGTTGTTGGTATAGCTTTAGTTACCTTTGTGGTTGCATCTTATTTCTACACAGATATTTTCGAGGTGAGAGGTGCCATATTAATTCCCATTTTCGCGCTTATTGTATTGGCAGTTGTCTTAGCTGGAAATTTTGCTAAGAAAAGTCGTGATGGTTGGGCATTTACGATGACCGGATTAACTATCGCGCTCACAGTAACGTCTGTATTCGTCGGTTTATTCCCACGTGTAATGGTAAGTAGCTTAAATCATGCTTTTGACTTAACGATTCACAATGCAGCTTCAGGAGACTATTCGTTAAAAGTCATGACCATTGTAGCCGTCACTTTATTACCTTTTGTACTTGGTTATCAAATCTGGAGTTATTATGTATTCCGTAAACGTATTAAAGAAGAGGAGCATTTAGAATACTAA
- the cydD gene encoding thiol reductant ABC exporter subunit CydD, producing MRNHLLTYKGVRPTLAIVISITIVEAIAIILQAKWLAEWLFRLFNGELFQETWKLGVFFLIAFVTRYLMGTLKKKITFQFAEKTRVEKRKQLLAKLFALGPSYTNKHGTAKLVNLAMEGANQQRTYLELIIPKMIAACIIPPMVLIYVFFQDKLSSIILLLTVPIIIAFMILLGLAANKKMERQWHSYHLLSNHFIDSLRGLETLKFLGKSKSHGNTIEKVSDEYRKSTISTLRIAFLSSFALDFFTMLSVASVAVGLGLRLIEGNLLLDIALVVLILAPEFFLPIKEVGADYHATLNGQEAAKAIDRILAEPVPENNSVITNSIAWTESSILKLSSVSHSHDDNGLQALSTISMQVKGFENIGIVGASGAGKSTLIDILGGFLTPDQGSFRVNQQILDSLNTEAWQRQITYIPQRPYIFSQSVADNIRFYEPNASDEDVWQAVQDAELDKLIHTFPNGIEQEIGTGARAISGGQEQRVALARAFLGNRPILLLDEPTAHLDIETEYELKQTMTTLFKDKLVFFATHRLHWMEQMDKIIVLKDGVIVEVGAPHELLLRRGEYYDLVLSQLEGVQ from the coding sequence ATGCGTAATCATTTACTAACGTACAAAGGGGTAAGACCGACACTTGCCATTGTTATTTCCATTACAATCGTGGAAGCAATAGCCATCATTCTGCAAGCAAAATGGTTAGCAGAATGGTTATTTCGCTTATTTAACGGCGAATTATTTCAAGAAACATGGAAGCTAGGCGTTTTTTTCCTTATTGCCTTTGTTACAAGGTATCTTATGGGTACATTAAAGAAAAAAATAACCTTCCAGTTTGCTGAAAAAACAAGAGTGGAAAAAAGAAAACAATTATTGGCCAAGCTTTTTGCGCTTGGCCCTAGCTACACGAATAAACACGGTACAGCCAAGTTAGTTAATTTAGCCATGGAAGGCGCAAACCAACAACGTACTTATTTAGAATTAATTATTCCCAAGATGATTGCTGCATGTATTATTCCACCAATGGTACTCATTTACGTTTTCTTTCAAGATAAACTGTCAAGTATCATTTTACTCTTAACCGTTCCTATCATTATTGCATTTATGATTTTATTGGGATTAGCTGCGAATAAGAAAATGGAGCGTCAATGGCATTCCTATCATTTATTATCCAATCATTTTATTGATTCTTTACGGGGGTTAGAAACATTAAAGTTTTTAGGTAAAAGTAAATCACATGGAAATACAATTGAAAAAGTGAGTGACGAATACCGAAAATCCACTATATCAACATTACGAATTGCTTTTCTTTCATCTTTTGCACTTGACTTTTTTACGATGTTATCGGTTGCCTCTGTTGCTGTAGGACTAGGATTACGTCTCATTGAAGGAAACCTATTATTAGATATTGCTTTAGTCGTATTAATTTTAGCTCCAGAGTTTTTTCTTCCTATAAAAGAAGTTGGAGCAGACTACCATGCAACATTAAATGGACAAGAAGCAGCCAAAGCAATTGATCGGATTTTAGCAGAGCCTGTTCCTGAGAATAATTCCGTTATTACCAACTCCATTGCATGGACAGAAAGCAGCATTTTAAAGCTTTCTTCTGTTAGTCACTCCCATGACGATAACGGCTTACAAGCTCTATCTACCATTTCCATGCAAGTAAAAGGTTTTGAAAATATTGGTATTGTTGGTGCAAGCGGTGCAGGAAAGTCGACTTTAATAGATATATTAGGTGGATTTTTAACACCTGATCAAGGGAGTTTTCGCGTCAATCAGCAAATTTTAGATAGCTTAAATACAGAAGCTTGGCAGCGTCAAATCACATACATTCCACAACGCCCATATATTTTTAGTCAGTCGGTTGCAGATAATATTCGATTTTATGAACCAAATGCATCGGATGAAGATGTGTGGCAAGCTGTTCAAGATGCAGAATTGGATAAATTAATCCATACCTTTCCAAATGGTATAGAACAAGAAATTGGTACTGGCGCACGTGCAATTAGCGGCGGTCAAGAACAACGTGTCGCTTTGGCTCGAGCTTTTCTTGGTAATCGTCCTATCCTGTTATTAGATGAGCCGACTGCCCATTTGGATATTGAAACGGAATACGAATTGAAACAAACGATGACAACATTGTTTAAAGATAAATTAGTCTTTTTTGCAACGCATCGGCTGCATTGGATGGAGCAAATGGATAAAATTATTGTGTTAAAAGATGGTGTCATCGTAGAAGTGGGGGCACCACATGAATTATTGCTTCGTCGCGGAGAATACTATGACCTCGTGCTATCACAATTGGAGGGAGTACAATGA
- the cydC gene encoding thiol reductant ABC exporter subunit CydC, whose product MKAWIIPYVKMHYKGLAASIIIGLLALACGAALMFTSGYLISKSALRPENILMVYIPVVSVRAFGIFRAVFHYLSRLASHDTILRVLANMRSRLYQTLEPQAAFIRSRFQTGRILGVLSDDIDHLQDLFIRTILPSITALGMYGIAIACLGWFDMVFASLMAIYLFCIVVFIPLFSLWSSRKRTALIKQGRYDQYHILTDGLLGIKDWMIAGKPDEFTKHDAKKDQAVAIVERRVKSEQRIRDLFLQLIIGAMVISMVYWSSSMVAEGNMHVTLIAAFVLVTLAIAEAFLPVSEALEQIPEYTESLSRLETLEETDQEKVATKSHISLPEASDSVDIQLDHVAFQYPGFAKQILKDVSISVPQGKKLALLGKSGAGKSSIIQLICGSYAPTKGNVTLNGIDATAYGDSLFEIVSILNQRPHLFNTTIANNLRLGNQKATDQEIVEAAKKVQLHDYIMSLPKGYNTMMEESGQIFSGGQQQRVALARILLKGSPVVILDEPTVGLDSKTEADLLKTIFLTLDDKTVIWITHHLAGMQRMDEVVFLENGYIEMQGSHQELLSTSQRYQDLYYLDVPPSIRKMVQV is encoded by the coding sequence ATGAAAGCATGGATTATTCCATATGTAAAAATGCATTACAAAGGGCTAGCAGCCAGCATTATTATCGGTTTATTAGCTTTAGCCTGTGGTGCAGCGCTTATGTTTACATCTGGGTACTTAATTTCCAAATCCGCCTTAAGACCTGAAAATATTTTAATGGTCTATATTCCCGTTGTTTCAGTGCGAGCCTTTGGTATTTTTCGAGCGGTATTTCACTATCTTTCTCGATTAGCGAGCCATGATACGATTCTGCGCGTACTAGCAAATATGCGTAGCAGATTGTATCAGACTTTAGAGCCACAAGCAGCTTTTATTCGTTCTCGTTTCCAGACTGGTAGGATACTAGGCGTATTATCAGATGATATCGACCATTTGCAAGATTTATTTATTCGTACGATTTTACCGAGTATCACTGCACTTGGTATGTACGGCATCGCTATTGCTTGTCTAGGCTGGTTTGATATGGTATTTGCTTCACTTATGGCAATATATCTCTTTTGTATCGTTGTGTTCATTCCGTTGTTTTCTTTGTGGTCTAGTCGAAAACGTACAGCATTAATAAAACAGGGGCGCTATGATCAATATCATATATTAACAGATGGATTACTTGGCATTAAAGATTGGATGATTGCTGGAAAACCAGATGAATTTACGAAGCATGATGCAAAAAAAGATCAAGCTGTTGCCATTGTTGAGCGACGCGTTAAAAGTGAGCAACGAATTCGCGACTTATTCCTTCAGCTCATCATTGGTGCGATGGTGATTTCCATGGTGTACTGGTCAAGTTCGATGGTAGCTGAAGGAAACATGCACGTGACATTAATTGCTGCTTTCGTTTTAGTTACATTGGCTATTGCAGAAGCTTTTTTGCCCGTATCCGAAGCCTTAGAACAAATTCCAGAATACACAGAATCGCTTTCAAGATTAGAAACGCTCGAAGAAACAGATCAAGAAAAGGTTGCTACTAAGTCACACATATCTTTACCAGAAGCATCTGATTCTGTAGATATTCAGCTTGATCATGTTGCCTTTCAATATCCGGGTTTTGCCAAACAAATTTTAAAAGATGTTTCCATTTCGGTACCTCAAGGAAAGAAATTAGCTTTGTTGGGAAAAAGTGGTGCTGGAAAATCAAGTATCATCCAACTAATTTGTGGTTCTTATGCACCGACAAAAGGAAATGTTACACTTAACGGCATCGATGCAACAGCTTACGGCGATTCTCTATTTGAAATCGTATCGATTTTAAATCAACGACCTCATTTATTTAACACGACGATCGCCAATAACCTACGACTCGGCAACCAAAAAGCAACAGACCAAGAAATTGTAGAAGCTGCTAAAAAGGTACAGCTCCATGATTATATTATGAGCCTGCCAAAAGGTTATAACACGATGATGGAAGAATCAGGACAAATCTTTAGTGGCGGTCAACAACAACGAGTAGCATTAGCAAGAATATTATTAAAAGGCTCTCCTGTCGTTATTCTCGATGAGCCGACAGTCGGCTTAGATTCAAAAACAGAAGCTGACTTGTTAAAAACCATTTTTTTAACGCTTGATGATAAAACCGTTATTTGGATTACACATCATTTAGCTGGTATGCAGCGTATGGATGAAGTTGTCTTTTTAGAAAACGGCTATATTGAAATGCAAGGTTCGCACCAAGAACTACTAAGCACTTCACAGCGATATCAAGATTTATACTATTTAGACGTCCCACCATCAATTCGTAAAATGGTGCAAGTTTAG
- a CDS encoding copper homeostasis protein CutC, translated as MQLELIVQNKHDALQAEKLGADRLELVSAIQEGGLTPSFGMIKTVLRSVHIPVQVMIRPHSHDFYYQEEEFAVICEDIKALESLQCNQIVFGALNEDLTINEQMLHDLIERFPGVDITFHRAFDEVKDMYAAYKTLVKYKDHVKRILTSGGKQSCEAGKEQLAHLVQYSYETGGPIIMPGAGLTPDNIAEVKQTTKAEQYHFGKAVRERQSFANAISAQAVEKVLSTLK; from the coding sequence ATGCAATTGGAATTGATTGTACAGAATAAACACGATGCATTGCAAGCTGAAAAGCTAGGAGCAGATCGATTAGAGCTTGTTTCAGCTATACAGGAGGGTGGTTTGACACCAAGCTTTGGAATGATAAAAACAGTCTTACGAAGTGTGCACATACCTGTTCAAGTCATGATACGGCCACATAGCCATGATTTCTATTATCAAGAAGAGGAATTTGCAGTTATTTGTGAAGATATAAAGGCACTGGAGAGCTTGCAATGTAATCAGATTGTATTTGGCGCACTAAATGAGGATCTTACAATTAACGAACAAATGCTTCATGATCTCATTGAACGCTTTCCGGGAGTAGATATTACGTTTCATCGTGCTTTTGATGAAGTGAAGGATATGTATGCAGCATACAAAACGTTAGTAAAGTATAAAGATCATGTAAAACGTATTCTAACATCTGGTGGAAAGCAAAGCTGTGAAGCAGGAAAAGAACAGCTCGCTCATTTAGTTCAGTATTCTTATGAAACAGGAGGACCTATCATTATGCCTGGTGCAGGCCTCACTCCGGATAATATTGCTGAAGTCAAACAGACAACAAAAGCAGAGCAATATCATTTTGGTAAAGCAGTTCGTGAAAGACAATCATTTGCAAACGCGATTTCAGCGCAAGCAGTGGAGAAAGTGCTATCGACTTTGAAATAA
- a CDS encoding ISL3 family transposase — protein MNFTIKMPGLEDVWITKVEEMEGGIALHVEMPVKVHKCPSCGKRTKKVHDYRIQKIKHLKWFERLTYLFYKKRRYACSCCGKRFAEENPFVHRYQRLSMEWNRAVSVRIVQAKTFKETAKQFGVSVSTVMRRFDRLAVKEMSEVQELPKVIAIDEYKGDTKAGKYQLIIADGETKEPIDILPNRKKKTLKDYLQKHGTNVDVVIMDMSPSFKAAVQKALGKPVIVADRFHFCRYIYWALDGVRRRIQSEWNDYDRKKCKRMRYVFYKDSAKLTEKERWYLDRYLGMDEELRRAYELKESYCFWFKQAKENGQVKIKETKQGLLDFYRKVEQEGLPEFEKAIRTFKNWQTEVLNSFLFDYSNGFLEGINNLTKVMKRNAFGFRNFLRARARILLLHKYKKIGSHVG, from the coding sequence ATGAATTTTACCATAAAAATGCCTGGTCTTGAAGATGTATGGATTACAAAAGTGGAGGAAATGGAAGGTGGTATTGCGCTTCATGTAGAAATGCCTGTCAAGGTACACAAGTGTCCCAGCTGTGGAAAGAGAACCAAGAAAGTTCATGATTATCGGATCCAAAAGATCAAACATTTAAAGTGGTTTGAACGATTAACTTATCTCTTCTACAAAAAACGCCGCTATGCCTGTTCGTGCTGCGGGAAACGATTTGCGGAGGAGAATCCTTTTGTTCATCGATATCAACGGCTTTCTATGGAATGGAATCGGGCGGTATCCGTTCGGATAGTGCAAGCGAAGACTTTTAAGGAAACAGCCAAGCAGTTTGGCGTCTCCGTATCGACCGTCATGCGCAGATTTGACCGTTTGGCCGTAAAGGAAATGTCAGAGGTTCAAGAATTGCCAAAGGTGATTGCCATCGATGAATACAAGGGAGATACAAAGGCAGGAAAATATCAATTGATTATTGCTGATGGAGAGACCAAGGAACCGATTGATATTTTGCCAAACCGAAAAAAGAAGACCCTCAAGGATTATCTCCAAAAACATGGAACCAATGTGGATGTAGTCATTATGGACATGAGTCCTTCTTTTAAGGCAGCTGTCCAAAAGGCATTGGGGAAACCGGTTATTGTAGCCGATCGTTTTCATTTTTGTCGTTATATCTATTGGGCTCTTGACGGAGTCAGAAGAAGAATCCAATCTGAATGGAATGATTATGACCGTAAAAAATGTAAAAGGATGCGCTATGTGTTTTATAAAGACAGTGCAAAGCTAACCGAAAAGGAACGCTGGTATTTGGACAGGTATCTTGGGATGGATGAAGAACTTCGCAGGGCTTACGAATTGAAAGAGTCCTACTGCTTTTGGTTCAAGCAAGCCAAGGAAAATGGACAGGTTAAGATCAAAGAAACGAAACAAGGATTATTGGATTTTTACAGGAAGGTAGAACAAGAGGGTCTCCCTGAATTTGAGAAGGCTATCCGTACATTCAAGAACTGGCAGACAGAGGTATTAAACAGCTTTTTATTTGATTACTCAAATGGTTTTTTGGAGGGAATTAATAACCTAACGAAAGTCATGAAGAGGAACGCCTTTGGATTCAGGAACTTCCTAAGGGCAAGAGCAAGAATACTTCTTTTACATAAGTATAAAAAAATTGGAAGTCATGTTGGGTAG